A genomic stretch from Acidimicrobiia bacterium includes:
- a CDS encoding YrdB family protein: MGSHPLNLGLRFVLELVALFALGWWGYSLTGGWLRFALAGVFPLVAAAVWGTFAVPDDPSRSGEAPIAVSGRVRLVIEFLVFAAAVVGFVVVDRLSIAAGLLVALIVHYLLSTDRIGWLLER, from the coding sequence ATGGGGTCGCATCCGCTCAACCTCGGCCTGCGTTTCGTTCTCGAACTCGTTGCGCTGTTCGCACTGGGCTGGTGGGGTTACTCGCTCACCGGCGGGTGGCTTCGATTCGCGCTCGCCGGAGTTTTCCCGCTCGTTGCAGCCGCCGTCTGGGGTACCTTCGCCGTTCCGGACGACCCCAGCCGATCCGGTGAAGCTCCGATCGCTGTGAGCGGCCGGGTCCGTCTGGTCATCGAGTTTCTGGTGTTCGCAGCGGCTGTCGTCGGGTTCGTGGTGGTCGATCGGTTGTCGATCGCCGCCGGATTGCTGGTTGCGCTGATCGTTCACTACCTGCTCTCGACTGATCGGATCGGCTGGCTGCTCGAGAGGTGA
- a CDS encoding aminoglycoside phosphotransferase family protein, translating to MRPVDIEKALRAARIEPAAVVAIEEVGDGWECRVFRVERPGVEDVALRLYTGDPSGQTMRAEVAAYLALQKVEYPAPKLLARHDDRQPLGAPFVLIDWLEGPVADSLGTSAAALDMIVDLMVRLHDIVPSGDLLDEGAVPWRSNRNLIEGRFALLDELDLGGFRPSLQWLLERVGHLEKVPLSYVHMDFHPRNVIITGRGPVVFDWGSFAVADPRADLAWSLLLARTYLDDAAAEYFLAHYENRRPEGIEDLVFFEVSAVWRRFATIVTLLRENPPASVKTQVSDGIRLLRPAYQRFVEATGSTIAEVEALYR from the coding sequence ATGCGACCCGTCGACATCGAGAAGGCTCTTCGGGCAGCACGGATAGAACCGGCCGCGGTCGTCGCGATCGAAGAGGTCGGTGACGGCTGGGAGTGCCGTGTCTTTCGGGTCGAACGCCCGGGCGTGGAAGATGTCGCCCTCCGCCTCTACACGGGCGATCCGAGCGGCCAGACCATGCGAGCCGAGGTGGCGGCCTATCTCGCCCTCCAAAAGGTCGAGTATCCGGCTCCGAAACTGCTGGCCCGGCACGACGACCGCCAACCCCTGGGGGCACCGTTCGTATTGATCGACTGGCTGGAGGGCCCGGTCGCCGACTCGCTCGGAACCTCCGCCGCCGCCCTGGACATGATCGTCGACCTGATGGTCCGCCTGCACGACATAGTCCCCAGCGGAGATCTGTTGGACGAAGGCGCCGTCCCCTGGAGATCGAACCGGAATCTCATCGAGGGCCGCTTCGCCCTGCTCGACGAACTCGACCTCGGCGGTTTCCGGCCGTCCTTGCAGTGGCTGCTCGAAAGGGTCGGACACCTCGAGAAGGTCCCGCTCTCCTACGTTCACATGGACTTCCATCCGAGAAACGTGATAATCACCGGAAGAGGGCCGGTCGTTTTCGACTGGGGATCTTTCGCGGTCGCCGACCCTCGAGCCGACCTCGCCTGGTCGCTACTGCTCGCCCGGACGTACCTCGACGATGCGGCGGCCGAGTACTTCCTCGCCCACTACGAGAACCGGAGGCCCGAAGGCATCGAAGACCTGGTCTTTTTCGAAGTCTCGGCCGTTTGGCGGCGTTTTGCCACCATCGTGACACTGCTTCGCGAGAACCCTCCTGCATCGGTGAAGACGCAGGTGTCGGATGGGATTCGACTCCTGCGGCCTGCCTATCAGCGCTTCGTTGAGGCCACCGGATCCACGATCGCCGAGGTCGAGGCCCTCTACCGCTGA
- a CDS encoding MFS transporter: MSQAVAPLRIRHFRSLWIASIFSNVGSFLQAVAGAWLMLELTGSATWVGLMAASTTLPLLFLALAAGAVADLVNRGMVLLISQIVMGLAAAGMAILTALDLVTPGRLLALSLLLGVGVAFNLPAWQAMVPDLVPRGMVASAVALNSVAFNVARAVGPALGGLIVATAGPALAFMLNALSYLGVIAVLAVLVRRFGSADRDASSVANAIANGVRFARFTRPFRMLLLLAALFALTSAVVQTVLPNRTEELGGSADAFGLLLGAMGLGALIGAFTRQQVVEALGARSIPITISTFGVAGIATGLAPTIWWTAPGLLLAGMAWVWTLTTTNATAQLMSPEWVRGRAMSLYSLAFVGILPLGSILAGTIADLIGAGAAIVVLSVGSVALGMTAPRFGIPALADVVSPEFTVEQAPDPHVVTEGGPVMVVNTWRVNSQNLDDFLRVMTEIRLVRLRTGAYRWRLYRNASDPHRLSEIFLTVSWDEHLAQHRRIDDASADLIRRARSFDEGDGPTTRHLVAVDVDHPEDWEPLLAAHDEYHRHDGSIPLSSD; this comes from the coding sequence ATGTCGCAGGCCGTCGCTCCGCTCCGAATCCGCCATTTCCGCTCGCTGTGGATAGCGTCGATCTTCTCCAACGTGGGATCCTTCCTGCAGGCAGTAGCCGGCGCATGGCTGATGCTCGAACTGACCGGTTCGGCAACCTGGGTCGGCCTGATGGCTGCCTCGACCACGCTCCCCCTCCTCTTCCTCGCCCTGGCAGCAGGTGCCGTGGCCGATCTCGTCAACCGAGGAATGGTGCTCCTCATCAGTCAGATCGTGATGGGCCTGGCCGCCGCCGGCATGGCGATCCTCACCGCCCTCGACCTGGTGACTCCGGGCCGGTTGCTCGCGCTGTCGCTGCTACTGGGCGTGGGTGTGGCCTTCAACCTCCCGGCATGGCAGGCGATGGTCCCCGACCTGGTGCCGCGCGGGATGGTCGCCAGCGCGGTGGCGCTCAACTCTGTGGCTTTCAACGTCGCCCGGGCGGTAGGCCCGGCGTTGGGTGGCCTGATCGTCGCAACGGCCGGGCCGGCGCTGGCGTTCATGCTCAATGCGCTCAGTTATCTGGGCGTCATCGCCGTGCTGGCGGTCCTCGTCCGACGTTTCGGCTCAGCCGACCGGGACGCTTCCTCGGTCGCCAACGCCATAGCCAACGGCGTCCGCTTCGCACGATTCACCAGACCGTTCCGGATGCTGCTGCTGCTGGCGGCACTCTTCGCGCTCACATCAGCCGTCGTGCAGACGGTTCTACCGAACCGGACCGAGGAGCTGGGTGGCTCCGCAGACGCGTTCGGACTCCTGCTCGGCGCAATGGGCCTCGGAGCCCTGATCGGTGCCTTCACCAGGCAGCAAGTCGTTGAAGCTCTGGGGGCCCGATCGATCCCGATCACGATCTCGACCTTCGGAGTGGCGGGCATCGCCACCGGCCTGGCACCCACCATCTGGTGGACGGCGCCCGGCCTGTTGCTCGCCGGTATGGCCTGGGTGTGGACGCTCACAACCACCAACGCCACCGCGCAGTTGATGTCGCCGGAATGGGTGAGGGGTCGGGCGATGAGCCTCTACTCCCTGGCTTTCGTCGGCATCCTGCCGCTCGGCTCGATACTCGCCGGGACCATCGCCGACCTGATCGGAGCCGGAGCCGCCATAGTCGTCCTCTCGGTCGGATCGGTTGCCCTCGGCATGACTGCTCCCCGTTTCGGCATCCCGGCTCTCGCAGATGTCGTGTCTCCTGAGTTCACCGTCGAACAGGCGCCCGATCCACATGTCGTCACTGAGGGCGGGCCCGTGATGGTGGTGAACACCTGGAGGGTCAACAGCCAGAATCTCGATGATTTCCTTCGTGTCATGACGGAGATCCGCCTCGTCCGGCTCCGCACCGGGGCATACAGGTGGCGGCTCTACCGGAATGCCTCCGACCCACACCGGTTGTCGGAGATCTTCCTGACGGTGTCCTGGGACGAACACCTCGCTCAACATCGGCGCATCGACGACGCATCGGCCGATCTGATCCGTCGTGCTCGATCATTCGACGAAGGCGACGGTCCGACCACTCGCCATCTCGTGGCCGTCGACGTCGACCACCCGGAAGATTGGGAGCCGCTCCTGGCCGCTCACGATGAGTACCACCGCCACGACGGGTCGATTCCGCTCTCCAGCGACTGA
- a CDS encoding DUF885 domain-containing protein, producing MRIPPRLALTVALAVVVSACTGASSGTSPPLEVSTTVAATSSTRAPASSSTTTTTTTTTTTTTTAVAVTSELAALDGLAFGEFLEASFAMLLVRNPQFLTSLGVSDQYGFRNDRLDDLSPRYLDETQALEVGILGRLHAYDRSSLSATDALSFDVYEWYLDQKVRGHRFAYHDYPVHHFVNSYNFDLILFLSEEHPIATIEDAEDYITRLSRIDEQVAQVLDRLRISEEMGVMPPSIIVTWTSGALQEDLGGTRDPGAVRTSRLALYTSFADRLEAVEGIDETTRASLLDRVEEELTESFVPAWVALIDHMEAIRAEASSDAGVWRLPDGDAYYEWLLRDHTSTDLTAGEIHQLGLEGVARVEGELRAAFNRLGYPEDASIGDLRRRAAEDAGFLDGSSEAGREEVIDEYERLIAQAEEVGAGFFNLWPEARVGIVAEAAGRGGYYVAASVDGSRPGAFHAGVGGTIAAYTMPTITYHEAVPGHHTQIAIAQELDLPTFRRYIQYNAFAEGWALYAERLAAEMGLYETDPYGDIGRLELELVRAVRLVVDTGIHSLGWTRKEARDYMDQTIGGWSAEVERYMVLPGQATGYMIGMQTILDLRDRLAAGGMSDVAAFHDTVLGGGSMPLSILESVVEDLIGGP from the coding sequence ATGCGCATACCGCCGAGGTTGGCTTTGACCGTCGCTCTTGCGGTCGTTGTCTCCGCCTGCACCGGAGCGAGCTCCGGGACCTCGCCACCGCTCGAGGTTTCGACGACCGTAGCCGCGACGAGTTCGACCCGGGCCCCTGCGTCGAGTTCCACCACCACTACCACCACCACCACTACCACTACCACCACCACGGCAGTAGCCGTCACAAGCGAACTCGCCGCTCTCGACGGCCTGGCCTTCGGCGAGTTTCTGGAGGCGTCGTTCGCGATGCTGTTGGTCAGGAACCCCCAGTTCCTCACTTCGCTCGGTGTGTCGGATCAGTACGGTTTTCGAAACGACCGGCTGGACGACCTCTCTCCCCGGTACCTCGACGAGACCCAGGCGCTCGAAGTCGGGATTCTTGGTCGGCTGCACGCCTACGACAGGTCGTCGCTGTCGGCCACAGATGCACTGTCGTTTGATGTATACGAGTGGTACCTGGACCAGAAGGTCAGAGGTCACCGCTTCGCCTATCACGACTATCCGGTTCACCATTTCGTGAACAGCTACAACTTCGACCTGATCCTCTTCCTCAGCGAGGAGCATCCGATCGCCACGATCGAGGACGCCGAGGACTACATCACCCGGTTGTCCCGGATCGATGAGCAAGTCGCCCAGGTGCTCGACCGGCTGCGTATCAGCGAGGAGATGGGTGTGATGCCTCCGAGCATCATCGTCACCTGGACCAGCGGAGCGCTTCAGGAGGATCTCGGCGGTACCCGTGATCCGGGGGCCGTCCGGACCTCGCGCCTGGCGTTGTACACGTCGTTCGCCGACCGTTTGGAGGCGGTGGAGGGGATCGACGAAACGACCAGGGCGTCGCTGCTCGATCGAGTTGAAGAGGAACTGACGGAGTCGTTCGTCCCGGCTTGGGTAGCACTGATCGATCACATGGAGGCGATCAGGGCCGAGGCCTCGTCCGACGCCGGTGTTTGGCGCCTTCCCGACGGTGACGCCTATTACGAGTGGCTGCTGCGCGACCACACCTCAACGGACCTGACTGCCGGCGAGATTCATCAGCTGGGCCTCGAGGGAGTTGCCCGGGTAGAGGGGGAGTTGCGTGCGGCCTTCAATCGACTGGGGTATCCGGAGGATGCGTCGATTGGGGATCTGCGCCGACGGGCCGCCGAAGACGCCGGGTTCCTGGACGGCTCTTCGGAAGCCGGCCGGGAGGAGGTTATCGACGAATACGAACGGTTGATCGCCCAGGCTGAAGAAGTCGGCGCCGGTTTCTTCAATCTCTGGCCGGAGGCCCGAGTGGGGATAGTCGCGGAGGCTGCCGGGCGCGGCGGCTATTACGTGGCTGCCTCGGTCGACGGTTCCCGGCCCGGTGCATTCCATGCCGGCGTGGGAGGCACGATCGCTGCCTATACGATGCCCACCATCACCTATCACGAGGCCGTCCCCGGCCATCACACGCAGATCGCCATCGCGCAGGAACTCGACCTTCCGACCTTCCGTCGCTACATCCAGTACAACGCCTTTGCCGAGGGTTGGGCCCTCTATGCGGAACGTCTGGCTGCGGAGATGGGACTGTACGAGACCGATCCGTACGGAGACATCGGCCGGCTCGAGTTGGAGTTGGTTCGAGCGGTTCGGCTGGTAGTCGATACGGGGATCCACTCGCTGGGGTGGACCCGCAAGGAAGCGCGCGACTACATGGACCAGACGATCGGAGGTTGGTCCGCTGAGGTTGAGCGGTACATGGTCCTTCCGGGCCAGGCGACCGGCTACATGATCGGAATGCAAACCATTCTCGATCTCAGAGATCGGCTGGCTGCCGGTGGAATGTCGGATGTCGCCGCGTTCCACGACACCGTCCTCGGCGGCGGCAGCATGCCTCTCAGCATCCTCGAGTCTGTTGTCGAGGATCTGATCGGCGGTCCGTAG
- a CDS encoding VOC family protein: MSRPVHFEIHGEDPVAATEFYAAVFGWKVERWGDQPYWLYTTGEGPGIDGASAPSQEHGQKVVLTVETDNLAETVAKARAAGGTVLLENAPIPGVGILAQVLDPNGVLVGIMQPETSE; encoded by the coding sequence GTGTCACGCCCTGTTCATTTTGAGATCCACGGCGAGGATCCGGTTGCGGCGACCGAGTTCTACGCGGCTGTGTTCGGCTGGAAGGTCGAACGGTGGGGTGATCAGCCCTACTGGTTGTACACGACCGGCGAAGGTCCCGGTATCGACGGTGCCTCCGCACCAAGTCAGGAACACGGCCAGAAGGTGGTGTTGACGGTGGAGACCGACAACCTGGCGGAGACAGTCGCAAAGGCTCGTGCGGCGGGTGGCACGGTCCTGCTGGAGAACGCTCCGATTCCCGGGGTCGGCATTCTCGCCCAGGTGCTCGATCCCAACGGAGTTCTGGTCGGAATCATGCAGCCGGAGACGTCGGAATAG
- a CDS encoding enoyl-CoA hydratase/isomerase family protein, translating to MPFELTRREDVFILTMDEGDNRFNEDSLGRLGEILDEVEAAEGPAALVTTGTGKFYSNGLDLDWIMAGNSDWTFADLAIETQRLFARTLTFRRPTVAAINGHCFAAGAMWSLAHDFRVMRADRGFWSMPEVDIRIPFTPGMSALIQARLRPQVAHRVMTTAHRYGGNEAMEAGIVDQAVDEHYVLNVAIEMAAALAGKDPDTSAAIKTGMYKPVIEALTT from the coding sequence GTGCCGTTCGAACTGACACGCCGGGAAGACGTCTTCATCCTCACGATGGACGAGGGCGACAATCGATTCAACGAGGACTCGCTCGGGCGACTCGGTGAGATCCTCGACGAGGTCGAAGCGGCTGAGGGGCCGGCGGCACTTGTAACGACCGGAACCGGAAAGTTCTACTCGAACGGCCTGGACCTCGACTGGATCATGGCGGGGAACTCTGACTGGACTTTCGCCGATCTGGCCATCGAGACTCAGCGACTCTTCGCCAGGACGCTGACGTTCCGGCGACCGACGGTGGCTGCGATAAACGGACATTGTTTCGCGGCCGGCGCGATGTGGTCGTTGGCGCACGATTTCCGGGTGATGCGGGCAGATCGCGGGTTCTGGTCGATGCCCGAAGTCGATATCAGGATTCCGTTCACGCCGGGAATGTCCGCACTGATTCAGGCGCGTCTTCGTCCGCAGGTTGCACACCGGGTGATGACGACCGCCCACCGATATGGTGGCAACGAGGCCATGGAGGCGGGCATTGTGGATCAGGCGGTCGATGAGCACTACGTGTTGAACGTCGCCATCGAGATGGCGGCTGCCCTAGCCGGCAAGGATCCCGACACGTCGGCAGCGATCAAGACCGGCATGTACAAGCCGGTGATCGAGGCGTTGACGACCTGA
- a CDS encoding YceI family protein, with product MKSIPAIIILMLIASSCSSTGDAEVVQAAGPSEALIVEAEIATPTTYLTAPGSKVWFVIDEMFRGNPKTVVGVNSKVAAEVVADFDDPSSVVMGPVIIKAAYFDTEPGEEPSPLGEEVGWRDTAINRFILNSNDYPTITFTPSEIIDLTGIGEGGTTEVRGDLTVRDITRPVSFSVTFDVVSTEQIRVSGSSEVRRQDFDLKIPNVAHVADVADDLRLEFDLVFEPAGS from the coding sequence ATGAAGTCGATACCAGCGATCATCATTCTCATGCTGATTGCCTCTTCATGCAGCAGCACCGGCGATGCTGAGGTTGTTCAAGCGGCCGGGCCCAGCGAGGCTCTGATAGTGGAGGCGGAGATCGCAACCCCGACCACGTACCTGACCGCTCCGGGCAGCAAGGTGTGGTTTGTGATCGACGAGATGTTCCGCGGGAATCCGAAGACGGTCGTCGGCGTCAACTCGAAGGTTGCCGCCGAGGTTGTCGCAGATTTCGACGACCCTTCCTCCGTCGTGATGGGACCGGTGATCATCAAGGCTGCGTATTTCGATACCGAACCTGGTGAAGAACCGAGCCCTCTCGGTGAGGAAGTCGGATGGAGAGACACCGCTATCAACCGCTTCATTCTCAACAGCAACGATTATCCGACCATTACCTTCACGCCGTCTGAGATCATCGATCTGACCGGGATCGGCGAGGGCGGCACCACGGAAGTCCGCGGCGACCTGACCGTTCGGGACATCACCCGTCCGGTCAGCTTCTCTGTCACTTTCGACGTGGTTTCGACCGAGCAGATAAGAGTGTCGGGTAGTTCGGAAGTACGTCGCCAGGACTTCGACCTGAAGATCCCGAACGTCGCTCATGTCGCAGACGTTGCGGACGATCTTCGTCTCGAGTTCGATCTCGTCTTCGAACCTGCTGGCAGCTAG